The genomic region GCTGCTTCCATCTATGAAGGGGTTTTACGTTACATAACAGAAGAAGAATATCCAGAAGAATCATAATTTTTGTGTTATCATGAGGTGTATATCACTTAGAATTCCAGTAATATGTGTTATACTTGTCTTAGGTAAAAACTAGCAAAGGACGGTGGCAAAATGTTATCCAAGTCAGAAATTATCGAAATTTTACATCCTTTTAAAGATCCATATTTACATAGAACCTTTGAAGAAACAGGTGCTATCCAGGAGATTTCTATCAAAGAAGAAAAAAATCATGTCAGTATAAAATTGGCTATTGGAAACCCGAATTCTGCTGAGCAGATGCAGCTTCAACAGGAAATTGTAAACGCATTAAAAAAGGAAGGAGCTGCTACAGTAGGCTTGCGCTTCTCGAAACTGCCTGATGAGGTCATGCAACAGTATGAAGGAGCAGCGAAAAAGAGTAAAGAGGCAGAGCTATTAGGTGGACAGGAGGATGTTAACTTTATCGCGGTTGCCAGTGGTAAAGGTGGTGTAGGAAAATCCACCGTAACGGTTAACCTGGCTGTTGCTCTTGCCCGCTTAGGAAAAAAGGTCGGGATTGTCGATGCTGATATCTACGGGTTCAGTGTCCCAGACATGATGGGAGTGGAAAATCGCCCGCAAGTACGCGGTGAAAAGATTATTCCAGTCGAACGTTTTGGTGTAAAAATTGTTTCGATGGGCTTTTTCGTGGAAGATAACTCCCCGATTATCTGGAGAGGCCCAATGCTCGGTAAAATGCTGACAAGCTTCTTTAAAGAAGTGGAATGGGGCGATCTTGATTACTTGTTACTTGACCTGCCTCCAGGGACAGGGGATATGGCTCTCGATGTGCACTCCATGCTGCCATCTTCCAAGGAGCTGATTGTGACAACTCCACACCCTACAGCTGCATTTGTCGCTGCACGTGCGGGTCAAATGGCTCTGAAAACCGAGCATGAAATATTGGGTGTTATCGAAAATATGGCCTACTTTGAAAGTACACTAACGGGTGAAAAAGAGTATGTTTTTGGACAAGGTGGTGGCGACAAGCTTGCCGAAGTCTTAAAAACAGATGTACTGGGACGCCTACCTCTGCAGCAGCCTTATGAAGAGGAAGACGAATTTGCTCCTGGTGTGTATCAGAAAGACCATCCAACCGGAAATACATTCCTGAAAATCGCCGATAAAATCACGAAAAAGTTTGGTGAGTAATGAGAAACCCTTGCTGAAGTAAAATCAGCAAGGGTTTTTGCTATACCATTTCCTGCAATAATAAATAAAGCAGCCAGATAATCATTTATGAAGAACCTCCTGATCCTCCACCGCCACCGGATCCGCCAGAGCCGCCGGAGCCTCCTCCGCTTTGGCCTCCGCTGCCCTGTCCGGAGCCTGATTGACCGCCTTGCTGCTTTTGCATGTCTTCAGCGGCTTTTAGGAGGATTTCACTCATTTTTGCTTTAAATAATGGACTCTCCAGTGTTTCCTGGATGGACTTCTCCAGGTGCTCTTTAAATTTTTGACTCTGTAAAGTCTGCTGAATCATATCCTCCATTTCCGGATTCTGCAATAAATCCATCATTGACTTTTGATATTCGGAGTCCTTCATAAGTCCCTTTATTAATTTCTCCTGAGAATCCTTAGTTGCTTCTGTATAGGTTTTAACAAACTTCGGATCTTCAAACAGTTTGCTCCAGAACTTTTTCCCTTTATCCGAAGTCAGTGTACTATTTATAGCATCCTTTACCATGGCTGAATCCATAACTAATTGCTGTTTCATTTTTTCATCACTTAGAACTTCCTGAAGGGCTTTTTTTCCTTCATCGGTTTTTACAATATCAACCACCATTTTTTTGGTTGTTTCATACTCCGCGTCGCCTTGAGATTGCCCTGTATCTCCTCCGCAAGCGGTTATAAACATGAAAATGGTTAAGATGAGCAACCATTTTTTTATCATGGATGGATCTCTCCTTCAATCCGACATCCTATTTTTTAATATGGGAATAAGCCTTGAATTTATACGTTTAACAAATAGGAAATATTAGTGAAAACATGTTAAAATACGATAGAATGAACGAAAACGTATTGTAGGAGGAAATGTTGTGACAACTCAGAAGTGGGTTCACTTATTTTTTAAAACATTATTTTTAGGGGCTATTGCTGCCATTGTTACAAGCTTCTTTGTGAAAACCGATTCATACACAATGTTTATGGACCCAATAAATGTATGGGAACTGTTTGGTGCCCTCATCTGGTTCATGGGTATTGGCTTTCTTTTTAGTGTTGTGAGTCAGACCGGATTCTTCGCTTATTTATTTCTGAACCGCTTTGGATTGAATATCTTCCGTGGGTTTTGGCGTCCTGTTCAGATGGTTCTCATTGCGTTTGTTTTGTTTGATCTTGTATATTTCCCTTACCAGAGTGCAGGGGACGATGCAAACCTGGGCCCATATGTTCTAACCGCACTTGGTCTATTTTTATATGGAATGGCCGTGGCGTATTTCAAGGCAAAGGAAACAATTCAGAAAGCTTTTCTTCCTGCTGTTTTCTTTATGGTGGTTGTAACGGTTATTGAATGGGTACCGGTGTTAAGAACGAATCAAACGGACTGGATGTGGCTTATGATTGTCCCATTACTGGTCTGTAATACATATCAATTAATGCAGCTTCACCGGCTTACAAGACCCAATGAAGAAAAGCCGGCCGTAACTGCACAGAACCATAATGCAAATTCAAATGTTAAATAAGAGTTAAAGAGCTGGGCTAAAGCTGGGATAATATACGTTTTCCCAGCTTTTTAATTGAGTGCCTCACTTTCCGATGAACTGTTAGAAATGAGCTCGGAAATCGTGACGAATGATAAATCTCTTTTTAGTTTTGGTATGGTTTCCTTCAGTGCAGACCCCGTATGTTTAATAACATCAGAAGCATGCAAAAGGATAATGTCTCCGCCTGATGCTTTATCCAGGATTGTATCGGCAATCTTTTTCGTGCCGGGATTTTTCCAGTCATCAGGATTTATGCTCCAGTAAATGGTTGTCAGTCCTAATTGATCCACTGTTTTTAATACCTCTTCATTAAAATGACCACTTGGAGGTCTTAACAGCTTGATATCCGGATAGCCCAACTTCCGGAATACCTCTTTCGCCCTTAATAAATCCGTTCTCACTTCTTCCATATCCTGCTTCACGTAACTTTTATAACGATAACCGAGCATTCCTATTTCGTGATTATCCTCAGCTATCTGTTCCAATATCTTTGGATGACGTTCTGCCCACTCACCACTGACAAAAAAAGTGGCGTGAATGTCCTGCTCCTTTAAAATATCCAAAATATCAAATACCTTTTCCTGTCCCCAGCTTATGTTAAAAGTAAGGGATATCTGATCTGAATCTTCCTCTCCACTTTTGATAAAAGCTTTAGGTTCTTCCTTTTTGGATACTATCGAAAAAGAACTCGTTGTTTCGGCAAAAAGATAGAGAGCCGCAAAAAAAGCGGTGATGAATATGATGAGCCACCGATTTTTGTTCGTTCTATAGTTCGATTTCATTCTCTGTCCCTCCTATAAGGTCGGTGTAACTTATTATATGAAGGCATGTCCTCCCTTATGTAACTGTTTGTTGCTCATAAATTGTTCCTGAAATGGAGAGGATGATGGATATAAAATAAGAATGAGGAGAATGACACATGTATGGATTAATGTTAAATGATATGGAGAGAAAAGAATTCGAGTACTTATTAAAACGGGAAATGGAAGAACTAATATTAGATTTAAAAAGCAGAAATATTGATCATGTTGTAAAAAGAGCGATGAGAGAACGTTATGAGATATTATTTCGATTATTTAAGAGATTCGCAAATAAGTCGGAGTGTTTAAAGTATATGCCGTCTAAGCATTTTTCTAAGCATTCCGGATAATTTCCTTTAATTCCCACTAGTCATATGCCTCAAGCCGTATTATAATGATTTTTGGCTTTAAAAAAGCTGAAAGGGAGAGGAAATTAAAGTCAAACACTCATATATTGTTATTTATTCCTGTATTTTTATTGATGATTAATAGAGTGTAGAAATGGAAAAAGAGATGATAGCTGTTAAATCAAAGAACAGCATAACCTTTTGCGGGCTTTAAAATGAACTTTTATCACGTATAATCTCTTTTCAATTTTCTTTTCAAAAGTGTGTTGACATTCTTATTAATCCATGGTAAATTTATTTTCGTCGTCAGGAAAGACGGCCATGTAATTAAAAAAATAACAAAATAAATTGTTGACTTTAAAACAACTATTTGTTATTATAATAAAGTCGCTGTTTTGAAGGGCGACGGACTTCGAACCTTGAAAACTGAACAAAACAACCAGTACGTCAATTCGCTATTTAAATAGCATTTTGAATATGAGCATTATGGATTTTAACATCCAAATTTATTGGAGAGTTTGATCCTGGCTCAGGACGAACGCTGGCGGCGTGCCTAATACATGCAAGTCGAGCGCGTGAAACAAGTTGACTCCTTCGGGATGAAACTTGTGGAACGAGCGGCGGACGGGTGAGTAACACGTGGGCAACCTGCCTGTGAGATCGGGATAACTCCGGGAAACCGGGGCTAATACCGGATAACACCTCCGACCGCATGGTCGGAAGTTGAAAGACGGCTTTTATGCTGTCACTTACAGATGGGCCCGCGGCGCATTAGCTAGTTGGTGAGGTAAGAGCTCACCAAGGCAACGATGCGTAGCCGACCTGAGAGGGTGATCGGCCACACTGGGACTGAGACACGGCCCAGACTCCTACGGGAGGCAGCAGTAGGGAATCTTCCGCAATGGACGAAAGTCTGACGGAGCAACGCCGCGTGAGTGATGAAGGTCTTCGGATCGTAAAGCTCTGTTGTCAGGGAAGAACAAGTACAAGAGGAACTGCTTGTACCTTGACGGTACCTGACCAGAAAGCCACGGCTAACTACGTGCCAGCAGCCGCGGTAATACGTAGGTGGCAAGCGTTGTCCGGAATTATTGGGCGTAAAGCGCGCGCAGGCGGTTTCTTAAGTCTGATGTGAAAGCCCACGGCTTAACCGTGGAGGGTCATTGGAAACTGGGAGGCTTGAGTGCAGGAGAGGAGAGTGGAATTCCACGTGTAGCGGTGAAATGCGTAGATATGTGGAGGAACACCAGTGGCGAAGGCGACTCTCTGGCCTGTAACTGACGCTGAGGCGCGAAAGCGTGGGGAGCGAACAGGATTAGATACCCTGGTAGTCCACGCCGTAAACGTTGAGTGCTAGGTGTTAGGGGGTTTCCGCCCCTTAGTGCTGAAGTTAACGCATTAAGCACTCCGCCTGGGGAGTACGGCCGCAAGGCTGAAACTCAAAGGAATTGACGGGGGCCCGCACAAGCGGTGGAGCATGTGGTTTAATTCGAAGCAACGCGAAGAACCTTACCAGGTCTTGACATCCTCTGCTACCTCTAGAGATAGAGGGTTCCCTTCGGGGACAGAGTGACAGGTGGTGCATGGTTGTCGTCAGCTCGTGTCGTGAGATGTTGGGTTAAGTCCCGCAACGAGCGCAACCCTTGACCTTAGTTGCCAGCATTTAGTTGGGCACTCTAGGGTGACTGCCGGTGACAAACCGGAGGAAGGTGGGGATGACGTCAAATCATCATGCCCCTTATGACCTGGGCTACACACGTGCTACAATGGATGGTACAAAGGGCAGCGAAGCCGTGAGGTGAAGCTAATCCCATAAAACCATTCTCAGTTCGGATTGCAGGCTGCAACTCGCCTGTATGAAGCCGGAATCGCTAGTAATCGCGGATCAGCATGCCGCGGTGAATACGTTCCCGGGCCTTGTACACACCGCCCGTCACACCACGAGAGTTGGCAACACCCGAAGTCGGTGGGGTAACCTTTTGGAGCCAGCCGCCTAAGGTGGGGCCAATGATTGGGGTGAAGTCGTAACAAGGTAGCCGTATCGGAAGGTGCGGCTGGATCACCTCCTTTCTAAGGAAGAATTAAAAGCGGAGACGACCGTTTAGGTCTGAGCTTTAAAAAAGAGCGTACTCGGTTGTTTTGTTTAGTTTTGAAGGATCGAAGGATTCTTCAAAATATTACATGGGCCTGTAGCTCAGCTGGTTAGAGCGCACGCCTGATAAGCGTGAGGTCGGTGGTTCAAGTCCACTCAGGCCCACCATGTAAATACGGGGCCTTAGCTCAGCTGGGAGAGCGCCTGCTTTGCACGCAGGAGGTCAGCGGTTCGATCCCGCTAGGCTCCATTTAGCACCTTGAAAACTAGATAAGAAAGCAATCAAGAGCAGACAACGGACAATGATGTCCGTGTGCGTTAATAAGTTAAGTGAATAAGAGCGCACGGTGAATGCCTTGGCACTAGGAGCCGATGAAGGACGGGACAAACACCGATATGCTTCGGGGAGCTGTAAGTAAGCTTTGATCCGGAGATTTCCGAATGGGGAAACCCGCTGTCCGTAATGGGGCAGTATCCTTATCTGAATCCATAGGATAAGGAAGGTAACCCGGGGAACTGAAACATCTCAGTACCCGGAGGAAGAGAAAGCAAACGCGATTTCCTAAGTAGCGGCGAGCGAACGGGAAACAGCCCAAACCAGAAGGCTTGCCTTCTGGGGTTGTAGGACACTCCATACGGAGTTACCAAGAAATCAGGTAGATGAAACGGTTTGGAAAGACCTGCCGAAGAAGGTAACAGCCCTGTAATTCAAACCTGGTTTCCTCCGGAGTGGATCCTGAGTACGGCGGAACACGTGAAATTCCGTCGGAATCCGGGAGGACCATCTCCCAAGGCTAAATACTCCCTAGTGACCGATAGCGAACCAGTACCGTGAGGGAAAGGTGAAAAGCACCCCGGGAGGGGAGTGAAAGAGAACCTGAAACCGTGTGCTTACAAGTAGTTGGAGCCCGTTAATGGGTGACAGCGTGCCTTTTGTAGAATGAACCGGCGAGTTTCGATCTCATGCAAGGTTAAGCAGAAGATGTGGAGCCGCAGCGAAAGCGAGTCTGAACAGGGCGTATGAGTATGAGGTCGCAGACCCGAAACCGTGTGACCTACCCATGTCCAGGGTGAAGGTAAGGTAACACTTACTGGAGGCCCGAACCCACGTACGTTGAAAAGTGCGGGGATGAGGTGTGGGTAGCGGTGAAATGCCAATCGAACACGGAGATAGCTGGTTCTCTCCGAAATAGCTTTAGGGCTAGCCTCAAGAATCGAGTTTTGGAGGTAGAGCACTGATTGGACTAGGGGCCCTCATCGGGTTACCGAATTCAGTCAAACTCCGAATGCCAACAACTTGAGCTTGGGAGTCAGACTATGGGTGATAAGGTTCATAGTCGAGAGGGAAACAGCCCAGACCGCCAGCTAAGGTCCCTAAGTATACGTTAAGTGGAAAAGGATGTGGAGTTGCTTAGACAACCAGGATGTT from Virgibacillus sp. MSP4-1 harbors:
- a CDS encoding Mrp/NBP35 family ATP-binding protein, with the protein product MLSKSEIIEILHPFKDPYLHRTFEETGAIQEISIKEEKNHVSIKLAIGNPNSAEQMQLQQEIVNALKKEGAATVGLRFSKLPDEVMQQYEGAAKKSKEAELLGGQEDVNFIAVASGKGGVGKSTVTVNLAVALARLGKKVGIVDADIYGFSVPDMMGVENRPQVRGEKIIPVERFGVKIVSMGFFVEDNSPIIWRGPMLGKMLTSFFKEVEWGDLDYLLLDLPPGTGDMALDVHSMLPSSKELIVTTPHPTAAFVAARAGQMALKTEHEILGVIENMAYFESTLTGEKEYVFGQGGGDKLAEVLKTDVLGRLPLQQPYEEEDEFAPGVYQKDHPTGNTFLKIADKITKKFGE
- the gerD gene encoding spore germination lipoprotein GerD → MIKKWLLILTIFMFITACGGDTGQSQGDAEYETTKKMVVDIVKTDEGKKALQEVLSDEKMKQQLVMDSAMVKDAINSTLTSDKGKKFWSKLFEDPKFVKTYTEATKDSQEKLIKGLMKDSEYQKSMMDLLQNPEMEDMIQQTLQSQKFKEHLEKSIQETLESPLFKAKMSEILLKAAEDMQKQQGGQSGSGQGSGGQSGGGSGGSGGSGGGGGSGGSS
- a CDS encoding KinB-signaling pathway activation protein, which produces MTTQKWVHLFFKTLFLGAIAAIVTSFFVKTDSYTMFMDPINVWELFGALIWFMGIGFLFSVVSQTGFFAYLFLNRFGLNIFRGFWRPVQMVLIAFVLFDLVYFPYQSAGDDANLGPYVLTALGLFLYGMAVAYFKAKETIQKAFLPAVFFMVVVTVIEWVPVLRTNQTDWMWLMIVPLLVCNTYQLMQLHRLTRPNEEKPAVTAQNHNANSNVK
- a CDS encoding polysaccharide deacetylase family protein, whose amino-acid sequence is MKSNYRTNKNRWLIIFITAFFAALYLFAETTSSFSIVSKKEEPKAFIKSGEEDSDQISLTFNISWGQEKVFDILDILKEQDIHATFFVSGEWAERHPKILEQIAEDNHEIGMLGYRYKSYVKQDMEEVRTDLLRAKEVFRKLGYPDIKLLRPPSGHFNEEVLKTVDQLGLTTIYWSINPDDWKNPGTKKIADTILDKASGGDIILLHASDVIKHTGSALKETIPKLKRDLSFVTISELISNSSSESEALN